In Polyangiaceae bacterium, a single genomic region encodes these proteins:
- a CDS encoding sigma 54-interacting transcriptional regulator: MSDGEGKTKQLGSAPSGSKKRPVTEVIDDSMGPSLRRIRKLHVVVVDAPDPRDVGLTRTFAQDEVRLGSSPDVDVTLRDTAVSREHIAVRLGPHGFSLTDIGSTNGTYVGDLRVERVSFGDDILVRLGNSVVRLEPLAETVEQEISPRARFGRMLGRSPTMRETFALLERVASTDLTVLLEGETGTGKELAAEGLHESSGRTGAFITVNCGAIPRELLESELFGHEKGAFTGAVRERQGAFVAADRGTLFLDEIGELPLDMQAKLLRALERREVKAVGSDRSRSVDVRIVAATNRSLLREVEAQRFRQDLYYRLAVVVVRVPPLRTRLEDLRLLVDHVQDELARRRAATGLPPFARLDETAFAMLARYDFPGNVRELRNIVERWAVLGPFAAPGEPAVIPRGDERVPVEPPQPESMSRETSSSGVDAPLLKLPYHEAKEAWNERFERAYVEAILSQSGGNVSRAAREAGVDRRHLQRLMARFGIKATSE, encoded by the coding sequence ATGAGCGACGGCGAAGGGAAGACGAAACAGCTCGGTAGCGCACCGAGCGGCTCGAAGAAGAGGCCGGTCACCGAGGTGATTGATGACTCGATGGGCCCTTCCCTCCGCAGAATCCGCAAGCTGCACGTCGTCGTCGTCGACGCCCCGGATCCGCGCGACGTCGGACTCACGCGCACCTTTGCGCAAGACGAAGTTCGTTTGGGTTCGAGTCCCGATGTGGACGTGACCTTGCGAGACACCGCGGTATCGCGCGAACACATCGCCGTGCGCCTGGGTCCGCATGGTTTTTCTCTGACGGACATTGGCTCGACAAACGGCACCTACGTGGGCGATTTGCGCGTCGAACGCGTGTCGTTCGGCGATGACATCCTGGTGCGCCTCGGCAACAGCGTCGTGCGCCTCGAGCCACTCGCGGAAACCGTGGAACAAGAGATTTCTCCACGCGCACGCTTTGGTCGCATGCTGGGCAGAAGCCCCACGATGCGCGAAACGTTCGCGCTGCTCGAACGCGTCGCTTCGACGGATCTGACCGTGCTTTTGGAAGGTGAAACCGGCACCGGAAAGGAGCTCGCCGCCGAAGGTCTGCACGAATCGAGCGGGCGGACGGGCGCATTCATCACGGTCAACTGCGGCGCGATCCCGCGCGAGCTGCTCGAGAGCGAACTGTTCGGGCACGAAAAAGGTGCGTTCACGGGCGCCGTACGCGAAAGACAAGGCGCCTTCGTCGCAGCCGATCGCGGCACGCTGTTTCTCGATGAAATAGGCGAGCTGCCGCTCGACATGCAGGCGAAGCTGCTCCGAGCGCTCGAGCGGCGTGAAGTCAAGGCCGTCGGTTCCGATCGCTCGCGGTCGGTGGACGTGCGCATCGTGGCCGCGACAAACCGATCGCTGCTGCGCGAAGTCGAGGCGCAGCGATTCCGCCAAGACTTGTACTACCGCCTCGCCGTGGTCGTCGTGCGAGTGCCGCCGCTCCGCACGCGGCTCGAGGACCTGCGGCTCCTCGTCGACCACGTGCAGGACGAGCTTGCACGTCGCAGAGCAGCCACGGGATTGCCGCCTTTTGCGCGCCTCGATGAAACCGCCTTCGCCATGCTCGCGCGATACGACTTTCCGGGCAACGTGCGGGAGCTGCGAAACATCGTCGAACGATGGGCCGTGCTCGGCCCGTTCGCGGCGCCAGGCGAGCCCGCGGTGATCCCGCGCGGTGACGAGCGTGTCCCGGTCGAACCGCCACAACCGGAAAGCATGTCACGCGAAACTTCATCGAGCGGCGTGGACGCGCCCCTTTTGAAACTCCCCTATCACGAGGCAAAAGAAGCTTGGAACGAACGCTTCGAACGCGCGTACGTGGAAGCGATTCTGTCACAATCGGGGGGCAACGTATCGCGCGCAGCACGCGAAGCCGGTGTGGATCGGCGACACCTTCAACGCTTGATGGCAAGGTTTGGGATCAAAGCAACCAGCGAATGA
- a CDS encoding SDR family oxidoreductase, with protein MSASRVLLAGATGAIGQEVLRLLHAKNHFIRTLSRSKQNAAKVQSLASEVVLADATDASTIGDAMANIDVVISCLGANVSLSMRERRSFRAVDVVANSNLLDAAKRAGVKRFVYLSAHGGPGWDHTRYMRAHIEMEERIRSSGLSFSFVQPTGVFTALVDLIAMARMGMGSVAGDGRAKTNPIHPIDVAEILADLVDEGPEAVDAGGPETMTREDIMRVAFDVVGKTPRVFHVPPFVFRMSSAMMRLLHPRLSDMLEFVAFVTTTDAVAAVRGKRTLRPFFEEIAKKAAG; from the coding sequence ATGAGCGCATCCAGAGTTCTTCTTGCAGGCGCAACGGGTGCAATCGGTCAAGAAGTCTTGCGGCTCTTGCACGCCAAAAACCATTTCATCCGCACGCTTTCACGCAGCAAACAAAACGCCGCGAAGGTCCAATCCTTGGCAAGCGAAGTTGTGCTCGCCGATGCGACCGATGCATCCACCATCGGCGATGCCATGGCGAACATCGACGTCGTCATTTCGTGCCTCGGTGCAAATGTGTCGCTCTCGATGCGTGAGCGGCGAAGTTTTCGCGCTGTCGACGTCGTCGCCAATTCCAACCTGCTCGATGCTGCCAAACGTGCAGGCGTGAAACGATTCGTCTACCTCTCGGCACACGGCGGCCCGGGTTGGGACCATACGCGATACATGCGAGCACACATCGAGATGGAGGAGCGGATCCGTTCGTCCGGGTTATCCTTTTCCTTCGTGCAACCGACGGGCGTCTTCACGGCGCTCGTGGACCTCATCGCGATGGCGCGTATGGGCATGGGCTCGGTTGCGGGGGATGGGCGAGCCAAGACAAACCCGATTCATCCGATCGACGTGGCCGAGATCCTCGCTGACCTCGTGGACGAAGGTCCCGAGGCGGTCGATGCAGGCGGGCCTGAAACGATGACACGCGAGGACATCATGCGCGTCGCGTTCGATGTCGTAGGAAAAACGCCGCGCGTGTTTCACGTGCCCCCCTTCGTGTTTCGCATGAGCAGCGCGATGATGCGCCTACTGCATCCGCGTCTCAGCGACATGCTCGAGTTCGTCGCGTTCGTCACGACGACCGATGCCGTCGCTGCGGTGCGGGGCAAGCGCACGTTGCGGCCTTTTTTCGAAGAGATCGCAAAGAAAGCGGCCGGCTGA